In Eriocheir sinensis breed Jianghai 21 chromosome 17, ASM2467909v1, whole genome shotgun sequence, one genomic interval encodes:
- the LOC126999730 gene encoding T-complex protein 1 subunit epsilon-like, translating into MAALGQLIFDEYGKPIIILKDQDHQKRLTGIDALKSHILAARSVSSILSSSLGPKGLDKLMVSPDGDVTVTNDGATILKMMDVEHQIAKLMVQLSQSQDDEIGDGTTGVVVLAGALLEKAEYLLDKGIHPIRIADGYELAAKKAIENLEKIAEEFPVDTNNLEPLILTAMTTLGSKIINRCHRQMAKIAVDAVMAVADMETRDVNFELIKVEGKVGGKLEDTMLVKGVVVDKDFSHPQMPKELKDVKMAILTCPFEPPKPKTKHKLEVSTVEEYNALYQYEQKQFTEMVDKVKAAGANLAICQWGFDDEANHLLLQKQLPAVRWVGGPEIELIAIATNGRIVPRFEELSPEKLGTCGKVRELSFGTTKDKMLVIEDCPNTKAVTIFIRGGNKMIIEEAKRSIHDALCVVRNLVRNNKIVYGGGASEVSCALAVSEEADKISTLEQYAFRAFADALESIPLALAENSGLSPIHTLSECKARQITEKNAALGIDCNQSGTCDMKTQHVIETLHSKKQQILLATQLVKMILKIDDIRTPGESMHG; encoded by the exons ATGGCGGCACTCGGGCAGCTGATCTTCGATGAGTACGGCAAACCCATCATCATTTTGAAGGATCAGGACCACCAGAAGCGATTAACAGGGATTGATGCTCTGAAG TCTCACATCCTGGCGGCCCGGAGTGTCTCTTCCATCCTGAGCTCATCCCTGGGGCCTAAGGGTCTGGACAAGCTGATGGTGAGCCCTGATGGGGATGTCACGGTCACcaatgatggcgccactatccTCAAGATGATGGATGTGGAGCACCAGATCGCCAAGCTTATGGTGCAGCTCTCCCAGTCACAGGACGATGAGATTGGTGATGGCACGACTGGTGTTGTAG tactgGCTGGAGCATTGCTGGAGAAGGCCGAATACTTGCTGGACAAGGGGATCCACCCCATCCGTATCGCTGATGGTTATGAGCTCGCTGCCAAGAAGGCCATCGAAAACTTGGAGAAGATAGCCGAAGAATTTCCCGTCGACACGAACAATCTCGAACCCCTGATCTTGACCGCAATGACCACCCTTGGGTCAAAGATCATCAACCGCTGTCACCGGCAGATGGCGAAAATCGCTGTGGATGCCGTCATGGCAGTGGCTGACATGGAGACGCGGGACGTGAACTTTGAGCTTATCAAGGTGGAGGGTAAGGTTGGAGGAAAGCTGGAAGACACGATGCTGGTGAAGGGTGTGGTGGTGGACAAGGACTTCTCCCACCCACAGATGCCCAAAGAACTCAAGGATGTTAAGATGGCCATCCTCACCTGCCCCTTTGAGCCCCCCAAGCCCAAGACCAAGCATAAGCTGGAGGTCAGCACCGTGGAGGAGTACAACGCTCTCTACCAGTACGAACAAAAGCAGTTCACGGAGATGGTGGACAAGGTGAAGGCCGCTGGAGCCAATCTTGCCATTTGCCAGTGGGGCTTTGACGATGAagccaaccacctcctcctccagaagcAGCTGCCTGCCGTGCGATGGGTGGGTGGCCCAGAGATCGAGCTTATCGCCATTGCCACAAATGGTCGCATTGTGCCACGCTTCGAGGAGCTGTCGCCAGAGAAGCTGGGGACATGCGGCAAAGTGCGTGAGCTGTCCTTCGGCACAACCAAAGACAAGATGCTGGTGATTGAGGACTGCCCCAACACTAAGGCCGTGACCATCTTCATCCGTGGTGGCAACAAGATGATCATTGAGGAGGCCAAGCGCAGCATCCACGATGCCCTGTGTGTGGTGAGGAACTTGGTGCGCAACAACAAGATCGTGTACGGTGGTGGTGCTTCTGAAGTGTCCTGTGCCTTAGCTGTGTCTGAAGAAGCTGATAAG ATTTCTACCCTGGAGCAGTATGCATTCCGTGCTTTTGCTGATGCCCTGGAGAGCATTCCTTTGGCTCTTGCTGAAAACTCGGGTCTTTCTCCCATCCACACCCTGTCAGAGTGCAAGGCTAGACAGATTACCGAGAAGAATGCTGCGTTAGGCATCGATTGCAACCAGAGTGGAACATGTG ACATGAAAACTCAGCATGTGATTGAGACCCTTCACAGCAAGAAGCAGCAGATCCTTCTGGCCACCCAGCTGGTGAAGATGATCCTCAAGATTGATGACATCCGCACCCCGGGAGAGTCCATGCATGGCTAA
- the LOC126999727 gene encoding cyclin-Q-like, with amino-acid sequence MNPSSKGYSMPSQGGQLLQIKLLQRERHNPPVDYTKNYNHFAGARYVIECGIKLKASVLTIATAATYYHKFYNVATLEEYEPYLIGSTCIYLASKVEDDDIKIRDIINVGISCVRRGEPPLSLDPYFSMRDSLIQAELLLMRVLGFKMKVDLPHKYMLHYLLSLKEWLGVDSFNDLPLVHFSWTVLQDIYHSPIVLSYSPQLIAATVIHLALQVYGMTVPGDDEINERAWFTVLHPDCTSRAVWGLIAEILMVYKEEQDLVMVSV; translated from the coding sequence ATGAATCCCTCCTCGAAAGGCTATTCCATGCCCTCACAAGGTGGTCAGCTGCTGCAAATCAAACTGCTTCAGAGGGAAAGACACAACCCTCCAGTGGACTACACCAAGAACTACAACCACTTCGCCGGGGCACGCTACGTCATAGAGTGTGGCATAAAGCTGAAGGCCAGTGTGTTGACCATCGCCACGGCTGCCACCTACTACCACAAGTTCTACAATGTCGCCACGCTGGAGGAGTACGAACCTTACCTCATCGGCTCCACCTGCATCTACCTGGCATCAAAGGTGGAAGACGACGACATTAAAATCCGGGATATCATCAATGTGGGGATCAGCTGTGTGCGGCGCGGGGAGCCTCCTCTCTCACTGGACCCTTACTTCTCCATGCGGGACTCCCTCATCCAGGCTGAGCTGCTGCTGATGCGTGTGCTGGGGTTCAAGATGAAGGTGGATCTGCCCCACAAGTATATGTTGCACTACCTTCTGTCCCTCAAGGAGTGGCTTGGTGTGGACTCCTTCAATGACCTTCCACTAGTGCACTTTTCCTGGACTGTTCTGCAGGATATTTACCACTCACCCATCGTCCTCAGTTACTCCCCTCAGCTGATCGCCGCCACCGTCATCCATCTTGCCCTTCAGGTGTATGGTATGACCGTGCCTGGCGACGATGAAATTAATGAGCGGGCCTGGTTCACGGTGCTGCACCCAGACTGCACCTCCAGGGCTGTGTGGGGACTCATCGCCGAGATCCTCATGGTGTACAAAGAGGAGCAGGACCTGGTCATGGTGTCAGTGTGA
- the LOC126999716 gene encoding zinc finger protein 699-like yields the protein MGSLGCPLCCQQDFGSVGALRDHLIYYIYRPLQCGVCCQHLNGIQELTTHFKCHMSDGLPATAKLACPKPPPSTGGESNVPSTPPPTDTTAQESAAADPDAGIGSSQLSDGFSNYMKGNDAANQLLKLREWQLEKWGKNFSRQRASFGKSPGMLELSPASGRMHRGSPPVGARDRRPSSQNSCCTPRSDVHSLGRSIDSVERFDSSATPLSVYGNTGSMDVSDHSICPQSAGKDVSEDLGLHSPAQAISASYGPPSLPPEQTAPSPLKAVAASPNPGMPSSPVIMGAAILPKNVNYLGCVPPESSASCDVDVNQQPGSVASPSLYVLSAQEVASCSLPPSRNEFQDLQEYSVCGTEFAKHSSKSPEAPNSAINVDSYENSNNLPLLGTVDSDEFSADVCSPSKQHQELQPVTANRELPQSITPTELQSVTVNEEQPQPLTVDTEQLHSVTADEAQPQPDTVNRDLLQSLTLSKEQQQPVTFDMEEKSGVASGMPELWATCPSNQSPAVDKHSEISSKPQQQSGTDGDLLIDSQLSDIEDSFSNRNAAYSYWSSNYDEGNFHTDIINSISRNVSSDDALKMRSNTHFQDGKNTSTSAFQCSGNEGQAVQEGRCEGLCFPSTDTMPYLHKKFHHDQERKVLPNTGVDQVADVSQYINSFQSVLVRKLNGTLGAGIPMISNICSTSSKKPEKEMSQEGLEQPHQTHQPQTKEHTCEVCHQKYKNLSAFKLHCKEHKKDDKDSSTGNLYKECPKEPPKEKRRKNESYQCDQCSKPFLKAFNFARHMREVHAIKKSFTCLQCNKAFSSKRHLQEHSEIHKDKKAHECPQCHHLCYTASGLRTHIQEIHSNLEQHAYYCDVCGDKFAKVYGLKRHKERKHTKNQLTCHICSKSFFCKEDMNKHSRTHVGVATLKCDSCDKTFSTSWVLQRHSKIHQSTPKTFTCNICNLSFTRRDSLASHCNAHAQKRPFVCHCGKRFVRKSQLKEHQDKHSTIPKYSCSVCKHSFKFRVSLKNHSCKKKENETIN from the coding sequence ATGGGGAGCCTGGGATGCCCACTGTGCTGTCAGCAAGACTTTGGGTCGGTGGGTGCCCTGCGGGACCACCTCATTTATTATATCTACCGGCCGCTGCAGTGTGGCGTGTGCTGCCAACATCTAAATGGCATACAGGAGCTCACAACTCACTTCAAGTGCCACATGAGTGACGGACTGCCGGCCACTGCCAAGCTGGCTTGTCCAAAGCCACCACCATCCACTGGAGGTGAGTCTAATGTTCCAAGCACCCCGCCGCCCACCGACACCACTGCCCAGGAAAGTGCTGCAGCTGACCCTGATGCTGGTATTGGCAGTTCTCAGCTATCTGATGGGTTTTCCAACTACATGAAGGGTAACGATGCTGCcaaccagctgctgaagctgcgcGAGTGGCAGCTGGAGAAGTGGGGAAAGAACTTCAGCAGGCAGCGAGCTTCCTTCGGCAAGTCTCCCGGCATGCTGGAGCTGAGCCCCGCCAGCGGGAGAATGCACAGAGGCAGCCCTCCGGTGGGTGCAAGGGATCGCCGTCCATCCAGCCAGAACAGCTGCTGCACACCACGCTCAGATGTCCACTCTCTCGGCAGAAGCATCGACTCCGTGGAGAGGTTTGACTCCTCTGCTACGCCACTCTCAGTGTATGGCAACACAGGTTCTATGGATGTGTCTGATCACAGCATTTGTCCACAGTCTGCAGGCAAGGATGTGTCAGAAGATCTTGGTCTACACTCACCAGCACAGGCTATCAGTGCATCTTATggacctccttcccttccacctgaaCAGACAGCCCCCTCCCCCTTGAAAGCAGTGGCAGCTTCTCCTAATCCTGGGATGCCTAGCTCTCCAGTAATAATGGGAGCTGCAATATTACCAAAGAATGTAAACTATTTGGGTTGTGTTCCTCCTGAATCTAGTGCGTCCTGTGATGTAGATGTGAACCAACAACCTGGGAGTGTTGCATCGCCTTCGCTCTATGTGCTCAGTGCCCAGGAAGTGGCCTCGTGTAGCCTCCCACCTTCAAGAAATGAGTTTCAAGACCTTCAGGAGTACAGTGTGTGTGGGACGGAATTTGCCAAACATTCCAGCAAAAGTCCAGAAGCTCCAAACAGTGCCATAAATGTTGACTCATATGAAAACAGCAACAATTTGCCTCTGCTCGGAACTGTAGATTCAGATGAGTTCAGTGCAGACGTATGTTCACCCAGCAAACAGCACCAAGAGCTTCAGCCGGTCACTGCTAATAGGGAACTGCCTCAATCAATCACTCCCACAGAACTTCAGTCTGTCACTGTTAATGAAGAACAGCCTCAACCACTCACCGTGGATACAGAGCAACTTCACTCGGTCACTGCCGATGAAGCACAGCCTCAACCAGACACTGTGAACAGGGACCTCCTTCAGTCACTCACTCTTAGCAAAGAACAGCAACAACCTGTCACTTTTGATATGGAAGAAAAGTCTGGAGTTGCTTCTGGAATGCCTGAGTTGTGGGCGACATGTCCCAGCAACCAGAGCCCTGCAGTGGACAAACATTCCGAAATTTCCAGTAAACCACAGCAGCAGAGTGGCACTGATGGTGACCTGTTAATTGATTCCCAGTTGAGTGACATTGAAGACAGCTTTAGCAATAGAAATGCTGCATACAGTTACTGGTCTTCTAATTATGATGAAGGGAACTTTCACACAGATATAATAAATTCTATATCAAGGAATGTAAGTTCAGATGATGCATTGAAGATGAGGAGCAACACCCACTTTCAAGATGGAAAGAACACAAGTACAAGTGCATTCCAGTGTTCAGGAAATGAGGGTCAGGCTGTCCAGGAGGGGAGGTGTGAGGGGCTGTGTTTCCCCTCAACAGACACTATGCCGTACCTTCACAAGAAATTCCACCATGACCAGGAACGGAAGGTGTTGCCCAACACTGGAGTCGATCAGGTGGCCGACGTAAGCCAATACATCAACAGCTTCCAGTCGGTGTTGGTGAGGAAGCTGAATGGCACACTGGGCGCGGGTATTCCCATGATCTCCAACATTTGCTCAACGTCCAGCAAGAAACCAGAAAAGGAGATGAGCCAGGAGGGTCTGGAGCAGCCACACCAGACCCACCAACCACAGACCAAGGAGCACACTTGTGAGGTTTGCCACCAGAAGTACAAAAACCTGTCGGCTTTCAAGCTACACTGCAAGGAGCACAAGAAAGATGACAAAGACTCATCCACTGGCAATCTCTATAAGGAGTGCCCCAAAGAACCaccaaaggaaaaacgaagaaagaatgaaagttaCCAGTGTGATCAGTGTTCCAAACCATTTCTTAAGGCATTCAATTTTGCCAGGCACATGCGGGAAGTGCATGCCATCAAAAAGTCCTTTACATGTTTACAGTGCAACAAAGCATTCAGCAGCAAGAGGCATTTACAGGAACACAGTGAAATACACAAGGACAAGAAGGCTCACGAGTGCCCGCAGTGTCACCACCTGTGCTACACCGCCAGTGGGTTACGGACACACATTCAGGAGATACACTCAAACCTTGAACAGCATGCATATTACTGTGATGTTTGTGGGGACAAGTTTGCCAAAGTGTATGGACTGAAGCGTCACAAGGAGAGGAAACACACCAAGAACCAACTGACCTGCCACATATGTTCCAAGAGTTTCTTCTGCAAAGAGGATATGAACAAGCACAGCAGGACTCACGTAGGTGTGGCTACACTGAAATGTGACAGTTGTGACAAAACGTTCAGTACCTCTTGGGTGCTACAGAGGCATTCAAAAATACACCAGAGCACTCCTAAAACTTTTACCTGCAATATATGCAATTTAAGTTTCACACGAAGAGATTCTTTGGCCTCACACTGCAACGCCCACGCACAGAAGAGGCCGTTTGTTTGTCACTGTGGGAAACGTTTTGTCAGGAAAAGCCAACTCAAGGAGCATCAGGACAAGCACAGCACCATCCCCAAGTATTCATGTTCTGTGTGCAAACATTCTTTCAAGTTCAGAGTGTCGCTTAAAAATCACAGTtgtaagaaaaaagagaacgaaacaaTAAATTGA